The genomic DNA CACCGACCGCACGGGCGAGCACGTGCTCCCCAAGGAATGATCCATGCGCTTCACGCCCGGTGACACCGAGAAGCTGATGCTGTCCGTCGCAGGGATGGTGGCCCGCGACCGCTTCGAGCGCGGCGTGCGGCTGAACCACCCTGAGGCGGTGGCCCTGCTGTCCACCTGGGTGATCGAGCGCGCCCGGGACGGCCACACCGTCGATGAGCTGATGGTGACGGGCCGCGAGGTGCTGCGCCGCGACCAGGTCATGGAGGACGTGCCGGCCCTGCTGGCCGACGTGCAGGTCGAGGCCACCTTCCCGGACGGTCGCAAACTCGTCACGCTCCACCACCCGATCGACTGAGAGGACCCCATGTCCGTAGGAGACGACGAGAGGCCGGGACCCGGCGCGATCCGGGTGCGCCCCGGCGACCGTGTGCTCAACACGCGTGAGCGGGCGGAGGACCACCTCGTGCTGGTCCTCGAGAACACCGGGGACCGGCCCATCCAGATCGGATCGCACATCCATCTGCCCCACGTGAATCCGGCCCTCGCCCTGGACCGTGAGGCGGCAGAGGGTTTCCGTCTCGAC from Brachybacterium sacelli includes the following:
- a CDS encoding urease subunit gamma, encoding MRFTPGDTEKLMLSVAGMVARDRFERGVRLNHPEAVALLSTWVIERARDGHTVDELMVTGREVLRRDQVMEDVPALLADVQVEATFPDGRKLVTLHHPID
- a CDS encoding urease subunit beta, whose translation is MSVGDDERPGPGAIRVRPGDRVLNTRERAEDHLVLVLENTGDRPIQIGSHIHLPHVNPALALDREAAEGFRLDIPAGTSMRFEPGASRELPLVRLGGAARVPGIQIREA